A region from the Panicum hallii strain FIL2 chromosome 1, PHallii_v3.1, whole genome shotgun sequence genome encodes:
- the LOC112896812 gene encoding putative cyclin-dependent kinase F-2: protein MRQLLAAVERSHRAGVLHWDVKPENVVVDDGTAPDVDDDDDRKKNRRHHRQPPPPPPEEITCKLCDFGTSEPMTEGRREYSPLATSEPYRAPELFLGLADYDGRIDSWGLGCVMAELLVGTGGAFFEVSWESSARGASTLGPRQPAGSGRRSAAEERAWGCPEAGRPREVFPEKVLSQAGFEVLSRLLESSPGGRLTAAEALQKPWFADDDQRTDEGRCEGPCRRRLGACFMSCVTDDD, encoded by the exons ATGCGGCAGCTCCTCGCTGCCGTCGAGAGGTCGCACCGGGCGGGCGTCCTGCACTGGGACGTCAAGCCCGAGAACGTGGTGGTCGACGACGGCACGGCTCCCGatgtcgacgacgacgacgacaggaAGAAGAACCGGCGGCACCaccggcagccgccgccgccgccgcctgaagAGATCACGTGCAAGCTCTGCGACTTCGGCACGTCGGAGCCAATGACGGAGGGCAGACGCGAGTACTCGCCGCTGGCGACGTCGGAACCCTACCGCGCGCCGGAGCTCTTCCTGGGCTTGGCGGACTACGACGGGCGCATCGACTCGTGGGGGCTCGGCTGCGTCATGGCCGAGCTCCTCGTGGGCACCGGCGGCGCCTTCTTCGAGG TGAGCTGGGAGTCGTCCGCGCGCGGGGCATCCACGCTGGGGCCGCGCCAGCCGGCGGGAAGtggccgccgctcggccgccgaGGAGCGGGCGTGGGGCTGCCCGGAGGCCGGCCGCCCGCGGGAGGTGTTCCCGGAGAAGGTTCTGTCGCAGGCCGGGTTCGAGGTCCTGAGCAGGCTGCTGGAGAGCAGTCCCGGGGGTCGGCTCACCGCGGCGGAAGCCCTGCAGAAACCTTGGTTCGCGGACGACGACCAGCGCACGGACGAAGGCCGTTGTGAGggcccttgccgccgccgcttggGTGCTTGCTTCATGTCGTGTGTAACCGACGATGATTAG